One Alphaproteobacteria bacterium LSUCC0396 genomic region harbors:
- a CDS encoding outer membrane protein assembly factor BamD: MTSQKKFLMIAACCFMAGCSSGPEIVEQVEQPVEVLYRDAMTTAVSGDTKAAAPKFEEVERQHPYSSLAVRAQIMAAWSFYQANQYSRAISALDRFVELNPADPLVEYAYYLRALSHYEQIVDVERDAEMTKLALAAFEELVRRFPQGIYARDGQLKIDLTKSHLAGKEMAVGRFYLKRQQYTAAIRRFDIVIKTYDTTNQVPEALYRTAEAYYALGLSDQSERIFEVAAYNYPDSVWTERLASLRADPEKPGKKGVLERSVDVISDIFN, encoded by the coding sequence GTGACCAGTCAAAAGAAATTCCTGATGATTGCTGCTTGCTGTTTTATGGCCGGATGTTCGTCCGGCCCCGAAATTGTCGAACAGGTCGAACAGCCGGTTGAAGTGCTGTATCGCGACGCGATGACAACGGCAGTAAGCGGCGACACCAAAGCTGCTGCGCCTAAATTTGAGGAAGTCGAGCGCCAACACCCCTATTCCAGCCTTGCCGTTCGCGCCCAAATCATGGCCGCATGGTCATTTTATCAAGCCAATCAATATTCGCGGGCAATTTCGGCGCTTGACCGGTTTGTCGAGCTTAATCCTGCCGACCCACTGGTTGAATATGCCTATTATCTAAGGGCGCTGTCACATTACGAACAGATCGTTGATGTGGAACGTGACGCCGAAATGACCAAATTGGCGCTTGCAGCGTTTGAAGAATTGGTGCGCCGTTTTCCCCAAGGCATCTATGCGCGTGATGGTCAGCTGAAAATTGATCTGACAAAATCGCATCTTGCTGGCAAGGAAATGGCGGTTGGCCGGTTTTATCTGAAACGCCAGCAATATACCGCCGCAATCCGCCGCTTTGATATTGTGATCAAAACGTACGATACCACCAATCAGGTGCCCGAGGCGCTTTATCGTACCGCCGAGGCCTATTATGCGCTTGGCCTGTCTGATCAGTCGGAACGCATCTTTGAGGTTGCAGCATATAACTATCCGGACTCGGTCTGGACTGAACGGCTAGCTAGCCTGCGTGCCGACCCGGAAAAGCCCGGCAAAAAAGGCGTGCTGGAGCGATCCGTTGACGTGATCTCTGATATTTTTAACTGA
- the ftsA gene encoding cell division protein FtsA, which yields MILGKTKAITRRPFAVLDIGSSKICCMIGESDGSGGVRLLGHGTHASAGIRGGEVSDLEALSTVIGKTVQAAERDAGISVTSVTIVAPGGTPISSICTKSVRLSDAVVRRRDIDRLMARSDNGNFPENYQPMHLQTLQYGLDDVRGIADPRGMRGTNLSVDYTLVCGLRTSLANLREALALNHLETDRFLHSAYASGLACLSAEERDLGSVIVDMGGGTTSIAIFMEGKLVYVDTIKIGGNRVTTDIARVLSTPIAEAERLKAIDGSVMPTDITGVAPDQLREVVRLGRSDNITIPTLGTAEVAGQTIERNLLSAIIRPRVEEILELLHTRMERARMEHTAGSRYVLTGGASQLTGLADLFAKQAKKSVGIGKPIGIAGLDEDSSGPGFAASTGALIHVSRIEENDPTDRQTRTLPHGPFERIGAWLRDNL from the coding sequence ATGATCCTTGGAAAGACAAAAGCCATTACGCGGCGCCCCTTTGCCGTGCTTGATATCGGATCATCAAAAATCTGCTGCATGATTGGTGAGTCTGATGGTTCGGGCGGTGTTCGGCTATTAGGGCACGGCACGCACGCATCGGCGGGGATCCGCGGCGGGGAAGTTAGTGACCTTGAAGCGCTGAGTACGGTGATTGGCAAAACCGTGCAGGCGGCCGAGCGTGATGCCGGCATCTCGGTTACATCAGTAACAATTGTTGCCCCCGGCGGTACCCCGATTTCCAGCATTTGTACAAAATCAGTTCGGCTTAGTGATGCGGTGGTTCGCCGCCGCGATATCGACCGTCTCATGGCGCGCAGTGACAACGGCAATTTTCCAGAAAACTATCAGCCAATGCATTTGCAAACCCTGCAATATGGGCTGGATGATGTCCGCGGGATTGCCGACCCACGCGGAATGCGCGGCACAAATCTGTCAGTGGATTACACACTGGTATGTGGTCTGCGCACCTCGCTGGCAAATCTGCGTGAGGCGTTGGCGTTAAATCATCTCGAAACCGACCGGTTTCTACATTCGGCCTATGCCAGCGGGCTTGCCTGTCTTAGTGCCGAGGAACGTGATCTTGGCAGCGTGATCGTTGATATGGGCGGCGGCACGACATCAATTGCCATCTTCATGGAAGGCAAGCTGGTCTATGTCGACACAATCAAGATTGGCGGCAACCGCGTCACCACCGATATTGCCCGCGTGCTTTCAACACCAATTGCCGAGGCCGAGCGACTAAAGGCGATTGACGGATCGGTTATGCCAACCGACATTACCGGCGTTGCGCCAGACCAGCTTCGAGAAGTGGTGCGCCTTGGCCGCAGTGACAATATCACCATCCCAACACTTGGCACTGCCGAGGTGGCGGGCCAGACCATTGAGCGTAATTTGCTCAGTGCCATCATCCGTCCCCGCGTTGAGGAAATTCTCGAACTGCTGCACACCCGTATGGAGCGTGCGCGGATGGAACATACCGCCGGAAGCCGCTATGTGCTGACCGGCGGTGCCAGCCAATTAACCGGCCTTGCTGATCTGTTTGCAAAGCAAGCAAAGAAATCGGTTGGAATTGGCAAACCTATTGGCATTGCCGGCCTTGATGAGGACAGCAGTGGCCCCGGATTTGCCGCCAGCACTGGCGCGCTGATCCATGTAAGCCGGATCGAAGAAAATGACCCAACAGACCGGCAAACCCGCACCCTACCACACGGACCGTTTGAGCGTATCGGTGCGTGGCTTCGTGACAATCTTTAG
- a CDS encoding cell division protein FtsQ/DivIB, whose product MRRLIGWIKPQQQTPPRSPETRLDLWKKVKIGFWSLVMIAATSTIGVAMMDRSKLGDDFLAISANAGLVLDDIQVQGRAHTPQASLLAALNLQIGTPILGIDLRQLHSNISKIGWIEDVIVERRLPSTIYLTLRERVPIALLQNNDQHKLIDRSGAIIDGADPSHFTHLTVVAGENAAPHAAAILAILKTEPELFSEVWAVSYRSQRRWDVHLKNGMEIRLPETDPVTAWSRLAVIDRKKAITNRDLAVIDLRVPQQLIVEPNIPVRGKGNRT is encoded by the coding sequence ATGCGACGACTAATCGGATGGATTAAACCGCAACAGCAGACGCCGCCGCGCAGCCCAGAAACACGGCTGGACCTGTGGAAGAAGGTTAAAATCGGCTTTTGGTCACTTGTGATGATTGCGGCTACCAGCACAATCGGCGTTGCAATGATGGACCGCAGCAAGCTGGGCGATGATTTCTTGGCAATAAGCGCAAATGCTGGTCTGGTGCTTGATGATATTCAGGTTCAAGGACGCGCCCATACGCCGCAAGCCAGTCTATTGGCTGCCTTGAATCTGCAAATCGGCACGCCCATTCTTGGCATTGATTTACGCCAGCTTCACAGCAACATCAGCAAGATTGGCTGGATTGAGGATGTGATTGTCGAGCGCCGCCTGCCAAGCACCATCTATCTCACCCTTCGTGAGCGTGTGCCGATTGCCCTGTTACAAAATAATGACCAGCATAAATTGATCGACCGCAGCGGCGCGATTATCGACGGAGCGGACCCCAGCCATTTCACCCATCTTACGGTTGTTGCCGGTGAAAATGCAGCGCCTCATGCGGCCGCTATTCTGGCGATTTTAAAAACCGAGCCTGAATTATTCAGCGAGGTTTGGGCGGTCAGCTATCGCTCGCAGCGGCGCTGGGACGTGCATCTGAAAAACGGCATGGAAATCCGCCTGCCAGAAACTGATCCGGTCACAGCATGGTCTCGGCTCGCGGTGATTGATCGTAAAAAAGCCATTACCAATCGCGACCTCGCAGTCATCGATTTGCGCGTGCCGCAACAATTGATCGTCGAGCCAAACATTCCGGTAAGAGGGAAAGGAAACCGCACATGA
- the lpxC gene encoding UDP-3-O-acyl-N-acetylglucosamine deacetylase — translation MPDTLTYNGFVDQPFQTTVREVAQLEGIGLHSGRFVRLSICPAPANSGIKFRRIDVDGQLQTVIAHASYAEQARLCTRIVNSEGITLETIEHLMAAFAGVGLDNATIEIDASEAPILDGSSQPVLEALNNVGIELLPARRKYMIVTKPVEAQLDCGAWARLEPAEQLQIDVKIEFDDRAIGHQSFIYTHHDGSFATELAAARTFCQLRDVELMQNAGRALGGSLNNAVVVDDGEILNEGGLRIEREFARHKALDCLGDLFLVGMPIKVKMTALRPGHALSTKLVHALLNDPTAYKVIEAGSEHSRSDSFAMPEYAAAAMA, via the coding sequence ATGCCTGATACACTCACCTATAACGGGTTTGTTGACCAGCCGTTTCAAACAACGGTTCGCGAGGTCGCACAGCTAGAAGGTATTGGCCTGCATTCAGGGCGCTTTGTGCGTTTATCTATCTGCCCTGCTCCGGCGAATAGCGGGATTAAATTCCGCCGTATTGACGTTGACGGGCAATTGCAAACAGTCATCGCTCATGCCAGTTATGCCGAACAGGCGCGGCTCTGCACCCGCATCGTGAATAGCGAAGGCATCACGCTGGAAACAATCGAGCATCTGATGGCCGCATTCGCCGGTGTCGGACTGGACAATGCCACGATCGAGATTGACGCATCCGAAGCGCCTATTCTTGACGGAAGCAGCCAGCCAGTTCTAGAAGCGTTGAACAATGTTGGAATCGAGCTGCTGCCAGCGCGGCGCAAATACATGATCGTCACAAAGCCTGTTGAGGCACAGCTTGACTGCGGCGCATGGGCGCGGCTTGAGCCGGCTGAACAGTTACAGATCGACGTCAAAATCGAATTTGATGATCGGGCGATTGGTCACCAAAGTTTTATTTACACCCATCATGATGGTAGTTTTGCCACCGAATTGGCCGCGGCCCGCACCTTCTGCCAGCTTCGCGATGTCGAATTGATGCAAAATGCCGGGCGCGCGCTTGGTGGATCATTGAATAATGCTGTGGTTGTTGATGATGGCGAAATCCTGAACGAAGGCGGGTTGCGTATTGAGCGTGAATTTGCACGCCATAAGGCATTGGATTGCCTTGGTGACCTGTTCCTTGTTGGTATGCCGATCAAGGTCAAGATGACGGCGCTTCGCCCCGGTCATGCGCTTAGCACCAAACTAGTGCACGCATTACTGAATGACCCGACTGCCTATAAAGTCATTGAGGCCGGATCCGAGCATAGCCGGTCTGATAGCTTTGCAATGCCGGAATATGCTGCCGCAGCGATGGCATAA
- the ftsZ gene encoding cell division protein FtsZ has translation MTINLTVPQTMQELRPRITVVGVGGAGCNAVNNMINANLEGVDFLVANTDGQALAHSLSSRKIQLGSAITQGLGAGSKPEIGRAAAEESLQDVMAELADCNMVFITAGMGGGTGTGAAPVIARAARERGILTVGVITKPFEFEGQRRMKQAEDGIEELQAYVDTLIVIPNQNLFRLANERTTFADAFHMADAVLHQGVCGVTDLMIKPGQINLDFADIRAVMGEMGKAMMGTGEASGEARATQAAEAAINNPLLDDTTMKGANAVLINITGGLDMTLFEVDEAANRIRKEVDPDATIIFGSAFDDKLEGVMRVSVVATGISGASQSLHRPNVMPQRTEAVAARQSTAMPSSSMTSSSITSTIVPNPISSLSALTPEVAVDAIGATSSPMADAPTDLLDDQLSNELASEAIDEIISTDAGHEQQMDITDAIGTAQDAHPRDAAVPAEPNEANATSENDAMAPSMGDTPAMPLTTSDETTAPPRARFIPAAAIAMPDEDSVAEAVETPVARSASLINKISGLWSSKPVSKPAEAVQKTQSEPSLETSAPKSEVAVSILDLSRADAVNKAVATAAPAAPNADEDDLDIPAFLRRQAN, from the coding sequence ATGACAATCAACCTCACCGTTCCTCAAACAATGCAAGAGCTTCGTCCACGGATTACCGTTGTTGGTGTTGGTGGCGCTGGCTGTAATGCCGTCAACAACATGATCAATGCCAATCTTGAAGGCGTTGATTTTCTGGTTGCCAATACTGACGGGCAGGCACTTGCCCATTCACTATCAAGCCGGAAAATTCAGCTTGGTAGTGCGATCACCCAAGGCCTTGGCGCCGGTTCAAAGCCTGAAATTGGCCGTGCCGCAGCCGAAGAAAGCCTGCAGGATGTGATGGCTGAACTGGCTGATTGCAACATGGTCTTTATCACTGCTGGCATGGGCGGTGGAACAGGCACAGGCGCAGCGCCGGTAATTGCACGAGCCGCACGCGAACGCGGCATCCTGACGGTTGGCGTTATCACCAAACCGTTTGAATTTGAAGGCCAGCGTCGGATGAAGCAAGCCGAAGACGGTATCGAAGAGTTACAAGCCTATGTTGATACGCTGATCGTTATCCCAAACCAGAACCTGTTCCGGTTGGCAAATGAGCGGACAACTTTTGCCGATGCATTCCATATGGCAGATGCGGTTCTGCATCAGGGCGTTTGTGGCGTTACTGACCTGATGATCAAGCCCGGTCAGATCAATCTTGATTTTGCCGATATCCGTGCCGTTATGGGCGAGATGGGTAAAGCCATGATGGGCACCGGCGAAGCATCTGGCGAAGCCCGCGCAACACAGGCCGCCGAAGCCGCAATTAACAACCCGCTGTTGGACGACACCACAATGAAGGGCGCCAATGCAGTTCTGATCAATATCACCGGCGGCCTTGATATGACCCTGTTTGAAGTTGATGAAGCGGCCAACCGGATCCGCAAAGAAGTTGATCCGGACGCGACTATCATCTTTGGTTCAGCGTTTGACGATAAGCTAGAAGGCGTCATGCGCGTCTCGGTTGTCGCAACCGGCATCAGTGGTGCCAGCCAGAGCCTGCACCGGCCAAATGTCATGCCGCAACGAACCGAGGCTGTGGCAGCCCGGCAAAGCACCGCGATGCCAAGCAGTTCTATGACAAGCAGTTCTATAACAAGCACAATTGTGCCAAATCCGATCAGCAGCCTTTCAGCCCTTACCCCTGAAGTTGCGGTTGATGCGATTGGTGCCACATCATCACCGATGGCCGATGCGCCGACTGATTTGCTTGACGATCAGCTGAGCAATGAGCTTGCTAGCGAGGCAATCGACGAAATCATCAGCACCGATGCCGGCCATGAGCAGCAGATGGACATCACTGACGCCATTGGCACCGCCCAAGATGCACATCCGCGTGACGCGGCGGTTCCAGCCGAGCCAAATGAGGCAAATGCAACCAGCGAAAATGACGCGATGGCACCGTCGATGGGGGACACGCCAGCCATGCCGTTAACCACATCAGATGAAACAACAGCCCCACCACGGGCACGGTTCATCCCAGCAGCGGCAATCGCAATGCCGGATGAAGACAGCGTTGCTGAAGCGGTTGAAACACCGGTTGCGCGCTCGGCAAGCCTGATCAACAAAATCTCTGGATTATGGTCAAGCAAGCCGGTCAGCAAACCTGCCGAAGCAGTGCAGAAAACCCAGTCTGAGCCTTCGTTAGAGACGAGTGCGCCCAAGAGTGAAGTCGCGGTTTCAATCCTCGATTTATCACGCGCAGACGCGGTCAATAAGGCCGTTGCAACGGCCGCGCCAGCAGCGCCAAACGCCGATGAGGACGACCTAGATATTCCGGCATTTTTGCGCCGGCAAGCCAACTAG
- a CDS encoding D-alanine--D-alanine ligase: MTDNRDRVAVLMGGWTSEAAVSRVSASFCAQAARNAGWDAIEVEVDRDIAQKLKEINPGRVFNALHGQIGEDGNIQGLLNIMNIPYTHSGLTASAIAMDKLLAKTLLAGTGIMVPPTLPLVEDSHVYPQDSTGAHVIKPRNDGSSFGVVIVPDDQTRPPARSIWPADAQLICEPYIPGRELTVAVLDGTALCVTEITSTREFYDFDAKYAVGGSNHILPADIPEAVNLKACLWAEHAYRQLGCRGIIRADYRWDDKNDALFMLEVNTQPGMTATSLVPEQARFVGMSGEELVNHLLEIAQCDD; the protein is encoded by the coding sequence ATGACCGATAACCGTGATCGCGTCGCCGTGTTAATGGGCGGCTGGACATCCGAGGCAGCGGTTAGCCGTGTATCTGCGAGCTTTTGTGCGCAGGCCGCGCGCAACGCCGGTTGGGATGCGATCGAGGTCGAGGTTGACCGCGACATTGCGCAGAAATTGAAAGAGATCAATCCCGGCCGTGTATTCAATGCGCTGCATGGTCAAATCGGTGAAGATGGTAATATTCAAGGTCTGCTGAATATTATGAATATTCCCTATACCCATAGCGGGCTGACGGCATCGGCGATCGCCATGGATAAGCTATTGGCAAAAACCCTGCTTGCCGGAACCGGGATCATGGTGCCGCCTACCTTGCCACTCGTCGAAGATAGTCATGTCTATCCCCAAGACAGCACTGGTGCGCATGTGATTAAGCCGCGCAATGACGGGTCCAGCTTTGGCGTGGTGATTGTACCTGACGATCAAACCCGTCCGCCGGCGCGCAGCATTTGGCCTGCCGATGCACAACTGATCTGCGAGCCCTATATCCCTGGCCGTGAATTGACCGTTGCCGTTCTTGATGGGACTGCACTTTGTGTCACTGAAATCACGTCTACGCGCGAATTTTACGATTTTGACGCCAAATATGCGGTTGGCGGATCGAACCATATCCTGCCTGCCGATATTCCCGAAGCGGTCAATCTTAAAGCCTGCCTGTGGGCCGAACACGCCTATCGCCAGCTCGGTTGTCGCGGCATCATCCGCGCCGATTATCGCTGGGACGATAAAAATGATGCGCTGTTCATGCTTGAAGTGAACACCCAGCCGGGCATGACCGCAACATCACTTGTGCCGGAACAGGCTCGTTTTGTCGGCATGTCAGGCGAAGAACTGGTCAACCACCTATTGGAGATTGCACAATGCGACGACTAA